Below is a genomic region from Alkalibaculum bacchi.
TTTCATGAGTAATAGGAATAAATTCTTGACCAATCTTAGTTGCCAACTTCTTAGCAATATGTTCGGTATTTCCCGTACCAGAAAAATAATAGATCATTTATATCTATCCTCCATTTTATTACCTTAAAATCTTCTTATAAACTTGTAGTAACAGTTTACGTCATAATATATACTATTATTCTATAGCTAATTAGATTTAAATTATATAGATTTATTGAAAATTTGGTTAATATTTACAAATAAAATGAAAAAATATTTCCGATATAATATGTAAAAAATAAGTGCTTCTAGGCATTAAAAGAGGGCAACTGTTATGTCACCCTCTTCTAGCTTACTTCCATTCAATTTTTAGAATCTGATTTCCTCTAACTATGATTGATTTGATGTCCTTTTCCATCAGCTTTCTTGTTAACTTTTCTTCATGAATATTTGCTTGTTGAACAACTTTCTTTGATTGTTCATTTTTCAAAGCATCAATTTCATCATCAAGTTTTTTCTTTTCCTCTATGAAATCAAGTCTTGTCATTTTTCCTAGTTTATATTTCTCATAAGAAGCAAGCTTTTTAGATTCTAAATCTTGTATGAGAACATCAGAGTCAATTAGATACTTCTTCTGCTCATGTATTTCAGAAGAAATATCATATTTAACTTTAATCGCTTCTAATACTAACGGTTCAACTTTATCAGCATTAGACCCTATTATCTTTACTCCATCATTCTTACAATAACGACATCTAAAATATCGATGTTCTTTTACTGTGCCATCTTTCCTTTGTCTCTTTGATCTTGTCATTGCTAAAACATGACCACACTCAGGGCAATATAAAAACCCTTGTAATGGTGAGTGATTGTGCCATTTATAATCTGTATTCTTGTCCTTAAAACGCTTAGAAGCTTTTAACTCCTGAACCTCATCAAATACATCTTTAGATATTATTTCCTCATGATTATTAACGACTCTTCCCCAGTCTTCTTTAGGGAGATATTTACTCTTTTCTTTTGTTCCATTTACCAATGACTTATCCACTCTGCTATAGACATAAGTTCCCGTGTAAATTTCATCGGCCAAAATATCTATTACCGAGGAAAAGTTCCATGCTGGATTATCCTTAATTGCTGTATATCTTTTTGAGTAGTCCATTTTGGTTAACTGAAGCTTTCTTTGAGCTGGTGTAATTATCTCGTTTTCATTGAGATAATCCTTAATTTTCCTTGTAGATAGACCTTCAAGATAAAGTTCATAAATCTTCTTTACCACCCAAGATGTTTCCTCATCTGGAATAATCTTGTATTTGTCCTCAGGATCTTTCATATAGCCATATGGTGGATTCCATGATTGTATTTTTCCTTGCTCATTCAAAGTTTTCTTTACTGCCTTAACTTTAGCAGAAGCATCTTTTGCATAAAAGTCATACATAAGATTCTTGAATTGAACATCAAGTTCAACACCATTTCCAACTTCTTTTGAACTATCATAGCCATCATTAATCGCTATAAATCTTATACCAAGAAAGGGAAAAATATTTTCTAGATAATCACCTAAAGTAATGTAATCTCTTAAAAAACGAGACATATCCTTGACTATAATATTAGTAACTTGCCCTGACTTAACATCTTCTAGTAACCTCTGATATGATGGTCTATTCTCATTAGTACCTGAATAGCCATCATCTATATATTCGACTCTTTCTAAATGCTTTAATTCAGTGTTTTGATTTAAATAGTCATTTAGATACATTCTTTGGCTAATGATACTTTCGCTTTCTTTAAATTTGATTTGGTCTTCAACAGAAAGCCTAATATAAAGTGCAATCTTACTCATTAATTTCCTCCTTCAGACTTTCCATATTAAATTTATAAACCACCTCAAACTCATGTTTATCGTAAACTATTACTTTTTCTACTAAGCTAGCAATTAGTTGTGCTGGTAGCTTTTCAAGCCCTTTCGCTGAAAAAATATCTTTAATCCACCTTAAAGCCTTTCTCTTATCTTTTTTTAGGTTAGATATTTTGATTTCCTGAGCTTGTTTTTCTCTTTCTATTGTTTCTATACGCCCCTGAGTTATGTCCCTTTCTAATAGATAAGTATTTCTATCTATTTTCTCTAGACTATAATTCTCATAGCTTTTTTGAAGAGTAATTTCCTCTTTTTGAATTAGATTATCATACTGGCTTAATTTTCTATTACCTTCTACTATAGCCTCGTCATACTTAGCTCTAATTCTATTACTGAAGCTAGTTTTATTTGTAATTGTATGAATAGCTTTACTAATATCTGTAGCTATCCTCTTATCCAAATCTGCTTCCATAATAAACAAGGATTCTTTCTCGCCAATGCTTCCATTGAATCTCTCATTTCGATAAAGATATTGTAATTGTCTTATCTTATGGCTACTAAAACGATATCTTCTATAGAGTTCTTCACCATCACAGGAAAATACTAAACCTTGAAACCTGTTTTTAGGTTCTCTTTTAAGGTTATGAGCCTTTGATGAAAATACAGACTCTGCTTTTCTTTGCTTACGCTGTGTTTGAATCTTTTCAAAATTCTCCCTAGAAATAATCGCCTCGTGAGTGTTCTGAACAACAATATAGTCTTTCTTTTCAGCACGTTTTTGTTTCTTTCCTTCTGCTAAAAATTGGGATTTAATTCCCTGAACCATATCACCAGCATAAGACTGATTGCTTAGCATTTTGCCCAAAGAACCAACATGCCATTGAGGATCATCGTCTATCCTATAGATTCTCCCAGTTCTGTAATAGGTCATTGGAGTAGCATATTTTTTTTCATTAATATGTTTCGCTACTTCTAATTGACTTTTTCCTTCTAGAGTTAATGCAAAAATTTCTTCTACAATAAAGCGAACATTCTTATCTACTTCAAGCCTTTGTCCACCTTCTTCTTTGATTACCTTATAGCCATACGGTGGTACTGAACCAATAAAAAAACCGTTTTTAGCTCGATTCATTTTAGTAGTCTTTATCTTTACAGAAATATCCTTAGCGTACATATCGTTGATAATATTCTTGATTGTTACTTCAAAAGATTTTTTACTATCCATTTCCTTTATGGTATCCAAGTTGTCATTAACCGATATAAAACGAACTCCTAGAAAAGGAAAGACTTTATCAATAAGCCTACCCATTTCCAAATATTCACGACCAAGCCTTGAAAGGTCTTTAATGATGGTACAGTTAATTTTTCGCTCCCTTATTGCTTGCATCATGTTTTGGAATTCTGGACGATTAAAGTTCGTTCCCGAATACTCATAATCCGTATAAACTTCAACTACTTGTATATTTTCTTTTAAAGCATATTCTTGACAAGTCAAAGTTTGCGTTTCAATTGAAGATGACTTATCCCTCCAGCTCTCCGTTCTCTCATTTGAAAGCCTAGTATAGATACCAGCCCTATATTGAGTTCTATTGTTGGTAATTTCTTTCTTTTCTTCAAATCTTCTTGATGTTCTTGCCATTACATACCACCTCCTACTGAACCATATCTAGGAGTTGGATCGATTTTTGAATAAGCTTGGTGGAGAGAGATAGGCTTAGCCAATTTCTT
It encodes:
- a CDS encoding recombinase family protein; this encodes MARTSRRFEEKKEITNNRTQYRAGIYTRLSNERTESWRDKSSSIETQTLTCQEYALKENIQVVEVYTDYEYSGTNFNRPEFQNMMQAIRERKINCTIIKDLSRLGREYLEMGRLIDKVFPFLGVRFISVNDNLDTIKEMDSKKSFEVTIKNIINDMYAKDISVKIKTTKMNRAKNGFFIGSVPPYGYKVIKEEGGQRLEVDKNVRFIVEEIFALTLEGKSQLEVAKHINEKKYATPMTYYRTGRIYRIDDDPQWHVGSLGKMLSNQSYAGDMVQGIKSQFLAEGKKQKRAEKKDYIVVQNTHEAIISRENFEKIQTQRKQRKAESVFSSKAHNLKREPKNRFQGLVFSCDGEELYRRYRFSSHKIRQLQYLYRNERFNGSIGEKESLFIMEADLDKRIATDISKAIHTITNKTSFSNRIRAKYDEAIVEGNRKLSQYDNLIQKEEITLQKSYENYSLEKIDRNTYLLERDITQGRIETIEREKQAQEIKISNLKKDKRKALRWIKDIFSAKGLEKLPAQLIASLVEKVIVYDKHEFEVVYKFNMESLKEEINE
- a CDS encoding recombinase family protein, which encodes MSKIALYIRLSVEDQIKFKESESIISQRMYLNDYLNQNTELKHLERVEYIDDGYSGTNENRPSYQRLLEDVKSGQVTNIIVKDMSRFLRDYITLGDYLENIFPFLGIRFIAINDGYDSSKEVGNGVELDVQFKNLMYDFYAKDASAKVKAVKKTLNEQGKIQSWNPPYGYMKDPEDKYKIIPDEETSWVVKKIYELYLEGLSTRKIKDYLNENEIITPAQRKLQLTKMDYSKRYTAIKDNPAWNFSSVIDILADEIYTGTYVYSRVDKSLVNGTKEKSKYLPKEDWGRVVNNHEEIISKDVFDEVQELKASKRFKDKNTDYKWHNHSPLQGFLYCPECGHVLAMTRSKRQRKDGTVKEHRYFRCRYCKNDGVKIIGSNADKVEPLVLEAIKVKYDISSEIHEQKKYLIDSDVLIQDLESKKLASYEKYKLGKMTRLDFIEEKKKLDDEIDALKNEQSKKVVQQANIHEEKLTRKLMEKDIKSIIVRGNQILKIEWK